From the genome of Penaeus monodon isolate SGIC_2016 chromosome 16, NSTDA_Pmon_1, whole genome shotgun sequence, one region includes:
- the LOC119582827 gene encoding LOW QUALITY PROTEIN: uncharacterized protein LOC119582827 (The sequence of the model RefSeq protein was modified relative to this genomic sequence to represent the inferred CDS: inserted 1 base in 1 codon; deleted 1 base in 1 codon), with protein MMTTQIARTPTTAWSTLFPAEQNTLAQSTLFVKKLLAVGLSSITYLRTLFPEEAYCDRDLNGLKLKMLQDNSECQGANTLISWIKSAFQALDKQYQLTLALHTNPREYNKAIESYTYKISYSKDKEAFISELVTKIDSIEKRYDVRRSTQKMLRTVLLLTQSLKPLPSKVFLTMQLQYYDDVTPPEYEPVGFKPAAPTDSHSLCDPVTIKVGDVCTPFHTVRLRVTVNKAVYSAAKEENEREDMTITEDKENARAGKEQAEASGLENPENPLPSSDPVVIRCLKRSKKHFADLVPQSGHSLPPKDDQESSMCFGQDKQDSTSADPXLRSESTPQDDCVPSITPVSKSCSVAQVVSTGSGEEVQIVPEVEPKEDHDRCTSVRRSLRLLSLPSAVTPNVSGNMSHTSALKENEEPVRCECGVHHDDGLMILCDICKTWQHALCFKLSKKDEVPERHVCLQCSITSGLPCTDSSFKDMTKEKIQQVCLIRRALEFLKGYHVRVTVTKLGQRLGVDISQAQKLMEHLDAMMVFEDRGKRRRRMVNKAKINSAYSEYFGGQSVLMEGEFEDTQLLQTPSQAHQEVGWDSDMTPDLNSPMQVLDSEMESSCNTPTPDSQATQVVEDTDSQRTTQFIKEPQGERLLYTQEGEVVDSTQDVPVGTQIITLGTGLDETFSNYSPGSASQAVATAGNTVATLGEEVGEMTNICSHPFNSTTLADADTVQVSTSSCNETSVINTFVTEPASTSQGHTAENPGKSAPLVFESADLQELPGASNLQEHKSQVNIEALQEVACSSVELHVENPVSRRALMTRSNRLSRNKAKLPVTMNLNDFEISSSQGSPTPEHHHKGKRAKIL; from the exons ATGATGACAACGCAGATAGCAAGAACTCCGACCACAGCT TGGTCGACGCTTTTCCCAGCCGAGCAGAATACCCTGGCGCAGTCGACTCTCTTTGTGAAAAAACTACTAGCCGTTGGACTCTCCTCCATCACGTACCTGAGGACTCTCTTTCCGGAG GAGGCTTACTGTGACCGCGACCTCAATGGACTGAAGCTGAAAATGCTCCAAGACAACTCGGAGTGCCAAGGGGCCAACACACTCATCTCCTGGATCAAGAGTGCGTTTCAAGCCTTGGACAAGCAGTAT CAGCTGACTTTAGCTTTACACACCAATCCTAGGGAATATAATAAAGCCATCGAGTCGTATACGTACAAGATCTCGTATAGCAAAGACAAGGAAGCTTTCATCAGTGAGCTAGTTACCAAGAT AGACTCAATTGAAAAGAGGTATGATGTAAGAAGGTCGACCCAAAAGATGCTACGTACAGTCCTCCTCCTCACCCAGTCTCTCAAACCACTGCCCAGCAAAGTCTTTCTCACTATGCAGCTACAGTACTATGATGATG TTACTCCCCCTGAGTATGAGCCAGTGGGATTTAAGCCTGCAGCACCCACAGACAGCCACAGTCTTTGTGACCCAGTTACAATAAAG GTTGGTGATGTCTGTACACCTTTCCATACTGTCAGGCTTCGAGTAACTGTGAACAAGGCTGTTTATTCTGCTGCTAAAGAGGAAAAT GAACGGGAAGACATGACAATAACTGAAGACAAGGAGAATGCCCGGGCAGGGAAAGAACAGGCAGAAGCATCTGGGCTAGAGAATCCAGAGAATCCTCTGCCTTCTAGTGATCCTGTTGTCATCCGCTGCCTTAAGCGCTCCAAAAAGCACTTTGCTGACCTTGTTCCACAGT CAGGTCACAGCCTACCTCCCAAGGATGACCAAGAATCAAGCATGTGTTTTGGCCAAGACAAGCAAGATTCAACTAGTGCTGATC AGCTAAGGTCTGAAAGCACCCCCCAAGATGACTGTGTGCCAAGTATCACTCCTGTGTCCAAGTCCTGCTCAGTGGCACAGGTTGTTTCAACTGGGAGTGGTGAGGAAGTACAGATTGTCCCTGAGGTTGAACCAAAGGAGGACCATGACAGGTGTACCAGTGTTCGAAGAAGTCTCCGcttactctccctcccatctGCTGTTACCCCCAATGTATCAGGAAA TATGAGTCACACATCAGCcctgaaagaaaatgaagagcctGTGAGGTGTGAATGTGGGGTGCACCATGATGATGGCCTAATGATACTATGCGATATCTGCAAAACATGGCAGCATGCT TTGTGCTTCAAATTGTCAAAAAAGGATGAGGTTCCTGAGCGGCATGTGTGCCTGCAGTGCTCTATCACCTCAGGCTTGCCTTGTACTGATTCCTCCTTCAAGGACATGACCAAG GAGAAGATCCAGCAGGTATGCCTTATCCGCCGTGCTTTGGAATTCCTAAAGGGATACCATGTCAGGGTGACAGTCACCAAACTGGGCCAGCGCCTTGGAGTGGACATTTCACAGGCTCAGAAGCTCATGGAACACTTGGACGCCATGATGGTCTTTGAggatagagggaaaaggag GCGTCGAATGGTAAACAAAGCCAAAATAAATTCAGCATATTCAGAATACTTTGGCGGTCAGTCAGTGCTTATGGAAGGAGAATTTGAAGATACGCAG TTACTGCAGACACCCAGTCAAGCACACCAAGAGGTAGGCTGGGATTCTGATATGACACCTGACCTCAACTCGCCAATGCAAGTTTTAGACAGTGAAATGGAGAGCTCCTGCAATACTCCTACCCCTGACTCTCAGGCCACACAAGTTGTAGAAGACACAGACAGCCAGAGGACCACCCAGTTCATTAAAGAGCCCCAAGGGGAACGACTTCTCTACACACAGGAAGGGGAA GTCGTAGATAGCACTCAGGATGTCCCAGTTGGAACACAGATTATTACTCTTGGGACTGGTTTGGATGAGACCTTCAGCAATTACAGCCCAGGCAGTGCATCTCAGGCTGTTGCAACTGCTGGGAACACTGTTGCAACATTAGGGGAAGAAGTTGGAGAAATGACCAACATCTGTTCTCATCCTTTTAACAGCACTACTCTAGCTGATGCAGACACAGTACAAGTCAGCACAAGCAGTTGCAATGAGACATCAGTGATTAACACTTTTGTCACAGAACCAGCCAGCACAAGTCAGGGACACACTGCAGAGAATCCAGGAAAGTCTGCCCCACTTGTTTTTGAGTCAGCTGACCTTCAAGAATTACCAGGTGCCTCGAACCTCCAGGAGCACAAATCGCAG